DNA from Toxoplasma gondii ME49 chromosome X, whole genome shotgun sequence:
GGCTAACTTTGCTGGACACAGTTTGCCGAGGTCTCTACATGCGACGTCGATGCTCCGCGACACGCGTGTGCGCTTTGAAAGCGTCCTCCAAGGCAGCCGCCACATTGCCTAGGCACGGCGTGAGCGAAACCTCACACTCATTAAGATCTTAGTGTCTTTGCAGACTGTGTCAGGCCACCAGGGCCTTTCCTCGTTGCAGATGGGAACGACACGATCGCATCACTTCTCTCCGAAAGCCACGAAAGCCACGACCAATGTAGATAGAGATCTTCTGGCAGAAGGTAAAGGTCGACATATGCGTCTTTCTGTACGTACGTACATTTCCGAAGTAGTACTGTTGAAGGCACTTTACACACACcgggtgtgtgtgtgtgtgtgtgtgtgtgaagcCTTCCATCTATGTATGTCAACTTAGGCGTAcctacatgtatatatattttttgTACGTATATCGTGGGTTTTTGTGAGATTGCGCATTATTTGGAGAGGACTTGCTCGCTCAGACACACTGTTGTACGTGTGTGTCGCGTTTTCGGTATCATTTCTGTCTCTTAATTTTAGTGATCCGtttgcagaaaaaaagcctGAGTGTCTGCGCCGCTTGGTCTAGGCCTTCCTCACTGCAGCCGTGGCAGGACAGCACAACCACTGGACTATTCGCTGGGAACCGATCGCATGGGGCTCACCCACAGATCCTGAAGgccgcgtgtctctgttggaaATAGACAACTGTCTCatcgtttgcatgcgcacaaAAAACTCAAGAACGTGTGTAGCCGCTCTGGTCTGCTTTGGTAGAGCAGGCCGGGAGCGAGCGGCTGGCTCCACTCGGGGTTACGGGTTTACCTATAGAGGCACTTAAGATCTATAGTTTTTCGCTTGTGCGAACTGATATTTCGCCTTGTATCACCGTCGTGATTTCTGGCGGTCGGGCCGAGGACTGGAAaacgcttctccttcgtctgccgATTGCGCGTCTCGTGTCTCCGCTCCGGCCTCTCTCCGTGCCGTGTGCCGCGTCGGCTGTTTCAATCCGAGGCTCACGGGGGTGTTTTATTCTCCTTTGTTTTGGCTTTGCTGAGCACATCCTCGGACGAGAGTTTCGTTGGTAGTCTCGCTTCGAGTTCTCCAATTTTTTTCGCTTGCGTCTGAACATCTTGCGTCTGTGATGATTCGCTCATTTGCGTCCCCACAAAAAGTGCCTTGGCTCGGCTAGAACTAGGGAACACGCGACATCCACTTCGAGACGCGGCACTTTATGGGGTACTTGCTCTTCGCTTCGTTTTTTTAACCACAATGGAAGACAaggtgtctttctttctcctcgattTTGTCGCCTTGTGTCGAGGCCGGTCTCGCATGGAGGGGGGGTTTTCCGCGTattttcgcgtctctcttttttgtaGTGGCAGAGGTGTTTGACGTAACCCAGAAAGGCTTTTTCACAGAGAAATACACATGTGCGCAATTTTTGCGAGAGATAGTGCTCTAAAGGGTTAGCCATCGCACGGCAAAAAAAAGCGATATAGGTACATACGTGGGGATGCGCTCACGTGGTTTCGTCCCTGGTTTCTTGTAGACCTTTTTTATTTCGTCTCGTCGCGTCACGAGAAGCCCAGCGGCTGTCCAGTCTTTCATCCGTTCCACGCTCTCtaggggagaaagaagctaGAGAAATAGTTCCACACAAGGGAACCTGCCGACAGGTGCCGCGACCGACAGCCGTTTAGGGAATTAGTAATAATCCGGTTATGCACAGCTACGCGTGCTTCTGCATAGATCTTTCTAGTCGCTGTTCTTTGTTAGGCTACCAGGTGCGCGACCGAAGTGGTTTGACCCGGTCGcaaagaacggagaaagtAGTAGTCTGCGTCTTTGAGATTCTTGTGTGTCGGCCGGTGTCCCCTTCTCCGTTTTGTCGGCGCGGTTTCTCACAAGATCTCGCAGCGCAGCGTAGGGACACTTCTGGCGTGAACACTACACTGGCATGTGGCCGTATACGTGTGCAGTTGACGGGTTCGGGTGTCGTCCGATCGGTGTATTTCCATAGATCTGTATATTTGTGCGGAACCCTGTGGTCGTATTGCCAGTAGTCTGCCGTCAGATCCCAAGTTTTTCGGTGCAGACTTGTTTCGCGCTCGTTTGTAAGTCGTAAAGATGATGACACCTGAATGCGGAGATTCGCCGGCGTGGTCTCACAGTATCTCCGGTAACGCTTCCATCAACGGAGATCCTTCGTGTGTCGATGCCGCCACCGGAGAGGATCCAACGGAGCTGCGGTGCTACTACATCGATGTGGCTTTCGATTGTGTGAGCGAAGTAAACACGACGTCCACCGAGACGAAGATGCTGTCCAAGTTATGGGGGGATGAatcgttctctgtttcagAAGCCGACGGGAGAGCGGATCTTCCGGCCCCTAAACAAAAACCAAGCTCAGAGATTGTCTCGCTgaagaggcaagaaagaGTTTCGCGTGTTGCGCGCCGGCTGTACGTGCATCTTCCTCGTTTGGTCAGGAGTCCAATGACCAGACtgcaaaagaagacagaaaagcgtGTTGTCGCTTCGCTTCCGTCACTGGCGAGGAGTGAAAGTGTTGTGACAGCAGACAGCACGGGTGAAGCGAGTTGCAGGCGCCTCAGCAGCGTAGGCGGCGCTCTATCTGCTTCGGGTTCGAGCCTAAAGAGATCATgcagtcgaggaagaagccagGCAGGAGGGAAGGTGTGTAGTTGTGAATCGATTTTTGGGGTGTTCACGTTGCGGGTTTTTTTGGCAGCATGCATCCTGATGCTCGCCCTTCTGATTCAGTTGGTCCTACTGGTTCTCGCGAGAAATCTACCCTTCGCACATCACAGTAAAGGCAGCGAAGTTGCCGCCGTGGTCTCAGAGCAGGTAACCGCCAAAGTCGGGGAGTTTGCCCAGCTCTCGCGAGCAGCACAACCACATGAGTTGTCAGGGGAGGACACTGCGGTCTCGTCGTCCTTCATAACGCTGCCAGAGTCTGGGTTTCGCGACGTAGAACGCGATGGTTTAGGCACGACTTCTCGCTTCCACCGTGCCGAGCCTGCTCCAAGAAGcgtctttgcatgcaacgTTGCATTCCTCATTTTTTTATTCTGCTCCGTCCTCCGCATGTACTTCCTGACTCCGAATCTTGCGTCGGCGGTGACgattcgcttcttcctctgcgtctctgttgcCTTCCTTTTCCGCGGCTTGTCATGTCTGCTCTCGGCTTTGTCCAATCACTCCGCGgtcgaaaacagagagacccAAAAAGACTTTTTCCCCCATATTGTTTTGGAAGCAACAGGCCTCTGGATATTTGGGGGCGAAGCCGGCTCTCCTGTGACATCGCAGAAGCTGGTTCTGTGGattcttgtctctttttggGGGTACTACACGAGCAAGCACGTGTTCTTAGCGTACATTGTAATCCCACTTGTGGCGGTCATTGTGTGCGTGATTCCTACCACGGCCGCGTGCGATTTACCGGGACATGCGGCAGCGACGCTCTTTATTTCGTCCGTGTGTATCATATACCATCTGCTTCTAGACATCGCTGCACAACGGTACCTACGGACACAATCTTTTCGTCCTTCCGGCGGCTCGATTGCGGCGTTTTGCGGGCGGTACGTTGTGGGGGACGTTCTGATACGAGTCCTAGCCTTTTTAGAGGCGCTGCACTTGCGACTCGAGGGCGTGATGTGTGTCTCGTCGCCTACAGTCGTGGCGCATGTAAAGCTTCCGGATCGAGCGGAAGAGGAGTCTGTTTCCACTCCACACTCGACCCCGCACAGCCTCACATACGAGGACTTGGCTAGCCGCGTTGTCCTCGCGTACGCGGGAAGCGGCGATTTCGACGCGACAAACTGCCGTCGAGCCTTCCTATGCTTgctgaagaaggtgaaggcgATCGGGGAACAGGAGAGATGCCGGGAAAGTGGAGGTGAAATACCCACAGCGGCTGAGTGCGAGATGGAGGTTTTCGCAGCTTCACACGCATACAGGTCGAATGTCAATGCCTCTCTAGAGTTAGGTGCGTGAATGCATAGTTACATGTTTCCATTCCATCAGAATTTCGTCAGTTGTAGGATTCATAGGCATATACATCAATATAATTTTTATTCGTCTTCTTTTAATCAGGCTTTGCAACTGGCTCTCTCAACGAGACATCTTGAAGTTGCAGGCGGTCGCCGTCTTTCATAGGGTGTGTCGTATATTTCCAAacctcctttcctctctttacTCTTAGTGGAAGTTTAGTAGTTTTGTCTCTGGTGAGGGAAAAGCGTGGGGTGGCAGTGCTCTTTTGGAATTTCGTCTTTCGGATGCAGTTCCTGAACCAATTTTTTCATGCCTTTTCCAATGAGCATTCAGGGGAATCAGGTCTGTACCTATCCACAAGCGTCCGTCTAGGGTGTGCGTTTCGGCtcgctcgcgtttttctACGCACGGGCATTTGTTTTACGCCTatggctgcgtctccgcggGAAGAGACGTTTTACGACGACGGTCTGTCGGGCATGCCGTTGCTACCCCGAAGAACGTTCCTGGtagagaacagaagacgagaagacgtGTGTGTTCCGGTCTGCCGTTTTGTGACACGAATGCAAGTGTCCCGCATCAGCAAACTATAGAGTCACCATGCTGCCGTGTGCGAGAGAGCCCCGACGCGAGCGAAGGGACTAGCGGATATCGGACGTAGTTCGGGTTTTCTTTCATGAAAGGGTGGAGGCGTTCAACGGTGTGGCCGTAGGCGTATTTTTTTAGTGGGAGAGTCCCCGTGAACAATGCACGATCGCGGAAAGCCAGAAGTCGCAACAGCGTGTTGCAGTGTACAAGTAGTTTTTCACGACGCTAGAAAGGTCAGGAGCGACTTACTACCTCGTGATTTTGCAGAGAAGTACAATTGATTATTTCGTCTCTACGAGGGCAGAGTGCTGCTCAGGCAACAATGGGAGCGGTCGTTTTGGACACGTAAAGGTGTACGGCAAGTAGCATGTACCGGAAGTGTTTGTGAAATGTTTCACACGTGTTCcggtcgttttctctttatACAGAGTCACGTGAGCCAGACACGTCCCGTCTGTTACACGTCGTGAAGCGTGGGTCGGTTCTTCAGGGAGAAAGGGTCACGAACGGCAACAATTTCCAGTTGCACAGTTGAGACGTTTCCGCCCTGCAGTTtagtggagacacacactgAAGTTATATGATCTTTCTGTTGGTGTGAGCGAAGATACAGAAACAATGCGGCCTTCTCCACAGCACTGGCAGACGGAAGAAGTGAGAGAAACAGTGAATAGGTGATCTGGGGAGATATCTCCTTGTGGGGAGAATGCGGGAGAGCGAAAGGCCGTCAAGGTACAGGACCACAGTGGACGTCCTCCCGCATGTTGATTTTTACTGTCGTGCAGACACATGCGGGTGAACAAATACAAATTACATATATACGGCTGATCGTTTTCCGTATCGATATAGTGTCCTGTGTGAACCTCGGTCGAGCGTTCTAGAGTAGAGCcacgtgtgtgtgtatgctATCAGACATGATCAGAAACCAGCATTGCTTGCATTTCCTGCAGAAGCGCTCCAATGCCTCTTgatgctttttttcttcgtctcctcttaCCCCGGCCCGGAGGAGGAGTGCATGCGACTGCTTACGGTTCAGTTGTTTCGCGTTACTAGACGGCATTTGATACACAGTCAGCTACAACCGATGACCTCATACACATGACCTCACGCTCTTTAAAGCTTTGCGCCATATATTTTTCAACACATGCTTttcatatgtatgtatttgaatgtatatacatgaatatgTACGAACACCCTCCTTGCTCTTTCACCAGTCATGTGTGGGCCACATAAGCTTAGAATCAGCAGTAACACGACAGTCCTCGTTTATCTTCACGCTTTACCCATCGGGCCCGAGAACGTATATCTCTACACATTTACAGATGCATTTACAAGTATCCCTTTCTCTAATTAGCCTCAGCATGTTGGTGGACGGGTAGCCGCAGCTTGGCGTTGGCGGTGACGACTGTCCACTGTCGAGGAAGAATCATCCGATTTTGAACCGCAGGCTGGAAGTTGTCCACGTCGCTTCCTCCGAGGGAAAGACGGATTGCCTGGCCTTTCTTGAACGTCCAACTTACTGGCTCCAGAGGCATGGTAAACTCGATCAGTTCTCCCGAAGCTAGCAATGCATGCAAGGACACAAGTAGATACGCAAATGAGCATAGTCATGAGAACAAGGGCACAATGACGTACCCATGTGCaggtatatatgtatgaCATTTACAGATCAGGACCCGAAGCAGCGACACGTAGACAAGGAGACCCACAACTTTTTGCCTGGCACACAGCTTCAACACAAATGCATATGGGCGTATGCATGCTTATACACTAAAAACTTTTGTGCCTAGAGGCTCCAGTGCAAGGGGCCGCGCTAGGCAACTGTTATTGACGAAGCCTGCAGTCGCGGTCCGTGCCTGTTAGCGATGTATTTTTGACGCCCAACAAATCAGTAATGAAGCGAGCACCGCCCTCGAGTATTCGACGCTTGGTGCAACTCCAAGAAAGGTAAACCGAAGGGCACGAGACTCTTACCGGAGCAAAGGTGTACATATCCTCACTCCCACTTTGGTGTGTACTCCTTCCTGTCAACACGTATGCTACGGCGCATGCCGGGGCTTCGAGGTTGGGCACCGTGACTCACAGTTGAGAGGGATTCTTGAAGATTTTGTGAAGGGCCGGAAGACAGTATCTGGCGAACCAATCGGTGACTCCTCTTTAACTGTAACCGGTCGATGAGACACTACaatctgaagaagaaacgcaccTCACGCAGCAACGTGTCACCTCACCTGGGTTTttgcacacacacgcacacgcatgcatagAGGGGTATCTGCATATGAACAGCATATAATCCGAGACCCATACGGATGCTCGCCTGTGCCGGTGGCCGCTTACATACACACGAATGTGTCAGTCCGAACACACGACACACTGAGAATAGAGAAATGCATGTGCACGCACACAAACGAGTATAGAAGTAGACATTCCCGTCTCTTCATGTGTGTAGAAGTGTACTGGCGCTGCGACAGAACTCCAAAATCGTAGAACAGCTGCTCCCTCTTAAAATTAGGAGTTTCCCGGAATCACCAACTGTTGCTCTGGTCATTTCGTCCTGATATTTTCttgcttccttctgtttctttctacGTAGCTTCGCCTGCATCCGTCCTTATGGATTCGTCCTGATGTTGCccctgttctccttcttttggCTTACTTTCCCTTCCGTCACGTAGTGTGAGTAACCTCCGTTGACATCCACCGCTTCGAGGTAGACGAAGACGGCGATGTCTGTGCAACTCTTCACAAACATTTGGAGGTGAATCCAAGCACTGCCCACGACATCCACCTCTTCCACGAGGACTCCAGAGGTCCAGGAGAGGAGTCTCGCATGCACTGAGTCGAGGTAGAATGGCGACGGGTGGAACGACTCGCCCTCAGCGCCTGGGAGGGGTGACAAATTGATGGGAAAGTCCGGTCGTGTTCGCCGAGCAAAGAGACGGTTACCGTAGTGAACTGCTTGTCGGAAGGGGTGCTGTGCAATCACCCACCGACTGAACACTCCGGTCGTAGAAAAATACTCCACGTCATAGTGTAGTCGAGGTGACAGCTTGGAGGGAAACTGTGCGTAAAAGAACCAACATGAAACCCAAGAGTGGGACGGAGCTCGTTGACATTCTCGCAGTGGCCT
Protein-coding regions in this window:
- a CDS encoding hypothetical protein (encoded by transcript TGME49_227380~Predicted trans-membrane domain (TMHMM2.0):203-226:308-331:340-363:421-444:448-468): MMTPECGDSPAWSHSISGNASINGDPSCVDAATGEDPTELRCYYIDVAFDCVSEVNTTSTETKMLSKLWGDESFSVSEADGRADLPAPKQKPSSEIVSLKRQERVSRVARRLYVHLPRLVRSPMTRLQKKTEKRVVASLPSLARSESVVTADSTGEASCRRLSSVGGALSASGSSLKRSCSRGRSQAGGKVCSCESIFGVFTLRVFLAACILMLALLIQLVLLVLARNLPFAHHSKGSEVAAVVSEQVTAKVGEFAQLSRAAQPHELSGEDTAVSSSFITLPESGFRDVERDGLGTTSRFHRAEPAPRSVFACNVAFLIFLFCSVLRMYFLTPNLASAVTIRFFLCVSVAFLFRGLSCLLSALSNHSAVENRETQKDFFPHIVLEATGLWIFGGEAGSPVTSQKLVLWILVSFWGYYTSKHVFLAYIVIPLVAVIVCVIPTTAACDLPGHAAATLFISSVCIIYHLLLDIAAQRYLRTQSFRPSGGSIAAFCGRYVVGDVLIRVLAFLEALHLRLEGVMCVSSPTVVAHVKLPDRAEEESVSTPHSTPHSLTYEDLASRVVLAYAGSGDFDATNCRRAFLCLLKKVKAIGEQERCRESGGEIPTAAECEMEVFAASHAYRSNVNASLELGESGLYLSTSVRLGCAFRLARVFLRTGICFTPMAASPREETFYDDGLSGMPLLPRRTFLVENRRREDVCVPVCRFVTRMQVSRISKL